From Petrotoga sibirica DSM 13575, the proteins below share one genomic window:
- a CDS encoding QueT transporter family protein: protein MNSIRVVRASLIAALYVVLCIIFQPISFGPIQVRIAEAFVILPFLDPAFIPGIYVGALLANIIGGLGAWDIWFGSSLTLIAGVITWKMPNEYLAPLPPILINAFGVSAYLAPLYGVPYFFSVLWVGVGEAVATYIIGLPILKVFKKNFYKRSEKDE from the coding sequence ATGAATTCAATAAGAGTCGTTAGAGCCTCTTTAATTGCTGCATTATATGTTGTTCTTTGTATAATCTTTCAACCTATCAGTTTCGGCCCTATACAGGTTCGAATTGCAGAAGCCTTTGTAATTCTGCCTTTTCTTGATCCTGCATTCATTCCCGGCATCTATGTAGGTGCGTTGTTGGCCAATATAATAGGTGGTTTGGGTGCTTGGGATATCTGGTTTGGAAGTTCATTGACCTTGATAGCGGGAGTTATAACTTGGAAAATGCCAAATGAGTATTTAGCTCCTCTCCCTCCTATATTGATTAACGCCTTTGGGGTGTCCGCTTATTTAGCTCCATTGTATGGAGTACCATATTTCTTTTCTGTACTTTGGGTAGGAGTTGGAGAAGCTGTTGCAACGTATATTATAGGGCTTCCCATATTAAAGGTATTCAAGAAAAATTTCTACAAAAGGAGTGAAAAAGATGAATAA
- a CDS encoding pyruvate carboxylase subunit B, which translates to MNKKPFIVDTTLRDGQQSLIATRLKMEDFEDQLIDFDQVGYYSMEVWGGATYDSCVRYLNEDPWQRLKTIREKLKNTKIQMLLRGQNLVGYRNYADDVVELFVNKVADYKMDIIRVFDALNDIRNLEKSIEVAKRRNIHVQGAICYTISPVHNLQYYLNYTKELIERGVDSIVIKDMAGLLKPKDAYDLVKEIKKKFDIPVDIHSHATTGLASMAYFAAVEAGADILDLALSPFANGTSEPAIEPFVYTYDLDVNTKTIMRLVDHFWKVRSKYSEYDVKMESIDARILNAQIPGGMLSNLISQLKLQKAEDKLNDVLQEVPRVRKDLGYPPLVTPTSQIVGVQAVLNVLTGKRYSMITNEVKNYLKGLYGKPPAPVDKELYKLALDNEKPIDHKPADDLEPELEKAKKEIGILAQNEEDLLTYVLFKEVGKKFLKNKYVRSLNIDLNLAESFQKEDTVIYPI; encoded by the coding sequence ATGAATAAAAAACCATTTATAGTCGATACAACTTTAAGAGATGGTCAACAATCTTTAATCGCAACGAGATTAAAAATGGAAGATTTTGAAGATCAATTAATAGACTTCGATCAAGTTGGATATTATTCGATGGAAGTATGGGGTGGAGCCACGTACGATTCATGCGTAAGATACCTCAACGAAGATCCATGGCAAAGGCTAAAAACTATAAGAGAAAAATTAAAAAATACCAAAATCCAAATGCTTCTAAGAGGGCAAAATTTAGTTGGATACCGAAATTATGCCGACGACGTGGTAGAATTATTTGTTAACAAAGTAGCCGACTACAAGATGGACATCATAAGGGTTTTCGATGCTTTAAACGATATTCGCAACTTGGAAAAATCCATAGAGGTTGCAAAAAGAAGAAATATACACGTTCAAGGAGCTATATGTTACACCATTAGTCCTGTTCATAATCTACAGTATTATTTAAATTATACAAAAGAATTAATAGAAAGGGGCGTCGATTCAATTGTTATAAAAGACATGGCAGGTTTGTTAAAGCCAAAAGATGCATATGATTTGGTAAAAGAAATCAAGAAGAAATTCGACATCCCGGTTGATATTCATTCTCATGCAACAACCGGTCTTGCCTCTATGGCTTATTTTGCGGCAGTAGAAGCCGGTGCAGATATTCTAGACTTAGCGTTAAGCCCTTTTGCTAATGGCACATCTGAACCCGCCATTGAGCCCTTTGTCTACACATACGACTTGGATGTAAACACAAAAACAATAATGAGATTGGTTGACCATTTTTGGAAAGTAAGATCAAAATACAGTGAATACGACGTCAAGATGGAATCAATAGATGCCAGAATATTAAATGCTCAAATCCCTGGAGGTATGCTTTCTAATTTAATTTCTCAATTAAAACTCCAAAAAGCGGAAGATAAATTAAACGATGTTCTACAAGAAGTACCTAGGGTTCGCAAGGATTTGGGATATCCTCCTTTGGTAACTCCTACTAGTCAAATCGTCGGAGTCCAAGCGGTTCTAAATGTATTAACAGGTAAAAGATATTCGATGATAACCAACGAAGTAAAAAATTATTTGAAAGGTCTTTATGGAAAACCTCCTGCCCCAGTAGACAAAGAATTATACAAATTAGCTTTGGACAATGAAAAGCCCATCGATCATAAACCGGCAGATGATTTGGAGCCAGAGCTAGAAAAAGCAAAAAAAGAAATAGGAATATTAGCTCAAAATGAAGAAGACTTATTAACCTATGTTCTATTCAAAGAAGTTGGTAAAAAATTCTTAAAAAATAAATATGTTCGTTCTCTTAATATCGATCTAAACTTGGCTGAGAGCTTTCAAAAAGAAGATACTGTCATTTATCCTATTTGA
- a CDS encoding sugar ABC transporter substrate-binding protein → MKKGLILTLVMLVGALSLFSQKLTVWSSEKQVDFMKRIGQEFTRDTGIVVEVQMVNFGDIKSKFLTAAQAGEGPDIIVGANDWVGELALNGLLEPIPKSAIELDKFAPSGIQAFTYEGKLYGLPYAIEAVGLLYNRDYVSDDEVPTNIDELMALAKELTTDETVGFAVVPNDFYQTYGFFSGYGAYVFGYDPQTGYDITDIGLNNEGAIKTGYLLKSFFDEGIMPQGMGYTIMDSMFTDGLIAMMINGPWSVKTYINAGIDFGVVPLTSIEVEPGKPMRPFVGSQGMMINSRSENKAFAMEFVINYLATAEGIYQFYIADPRGPSRLDVAKIVDEQGGPVPGDMVAAFTESAAGGIPMPNIPAMQSVWQPMSDALNNIINGTQTPEDALNDAVSKIKAALKL, encoded by the coding sequence ATGAAAAAAGGTTTAATTTTAACTTTGGTAATGTTGGTAGGAGCACTTTCGCTATTTTCACAAAAGTTAACCGTCTGGTCTTCAGAAAAACAAGTTGATTTTATGAAAAGAATCGGTCAGGAGTTTACTAGGGACACTGGTATAGTTGTCGAAGTACAAATGGTTAATTTCGGAGATATCAAGTCAAAATTTCTAACCGCAGCACAGGCAGGAGAAGGTCCTGATATAATAGTCGGAGCTAATGATTGGGTTGGAGAATTAGCATTAAATGGTTTACTCGAACCTATTCCAAAATCTGCCATTGAACTTGACAAATTTGCTCCATCAGGAATTCAAGCATTCACATATGAAGGTAAATTGTATGGATTGCCCTACGCTATCGAAGCAGTTGGATTATTATACAACAGGGATTATGTAAGCGACGATGAAGTTCCAACAAATATAGACGAGCTAATGGCTTTAGCAAAAGAGTTAACAACAGATGAAACGGTTGGTTTTGCTGTTGTTCCTAACGATTTTTATCAAACTTATGGTTTCTTTAGCGGATACGGTGCATATGTGTTTGGATACGATCCTCAAACTGGTTACGATATAACCGATATTGGATTGAACAATGAAGGAGCCATAAAAACTGGATATCTTTTAAAAAGTTTCTTCGACGAAGGTATAATGCCTCAAGGTATGGGATACACTATTATGGATTCCATGTTTACAGATGGGTTAATTGCGATGATGATAAACGGTCCATGGTCCGTAAAAACATATATAAATGCGGGTATAGACTTTGGAGTAGTTCCACTAACAAGCATAGAGGTTGAACCAGGTAAACCGATGAGACCTTTTGTTGGTTCGCAAGGAATGATGATCAATTCAAGATCAGAAAACAAGGCGTTTGCTATGGAATTTGTAATCAATTACTTAGCAACAGCTGAAGGAATATATCAATTTTATATAGCTGACCCGAGAGGTCCTTCAAGATTGGATGTAGCAAAAATAGTAGATGAACAAGGCGGGCCAGTACCTGGTGACATGGTTGCTGCCTTTACAGAAAGCGCCGCAGGGGGTATACCAATGCCTAATATACCAGCAATGCAATCTGTATGGCAACCTATGAGTGATGCTCTAAACAACATTATAAACGGAACACAAACACCAGAAGATGCTCTTAACGATGCCGTTTCAAAGATAAAAGCTGCTTTAAAACTTTAA